In one Polaribacter sp. ALD11 genomic region, the following are encoded:
- a CDS encoding EamA family transporter: protein MIFLLLSILFSTGLFVIFKYFGIYKIDVLKAIFINYIVAFSMGFLLAERQIPISEIYLEPWFSSALVLGALFIGIFFVMAMTSQQNGVSVASIAGKMSVVIPVLFGIILYNESVTFLKISGIIIALVAVYLASVKEDKSEKKGNLLFPILLFLGSGTIDTLIKYVQVNHVADEDVSIFSGSLFGIAAIFGFIILVMKSIKKRTPFGLKNIIAGIILGVPNYYSIIFIIKALQNNAFESSTLFTINNVAIVIASTLVGLFLFKEKFSIKNKIGVALAILGIVLVTIA from the coding sequence GTTATTTTTAAATATTTCGGTATTTATAAAATAGATGTTTTAAAAGCTATTTTTATAAACTATATAGTCGCTTTTTCTATGGGTTTTTTGTTAGCAGAAAGGCAAATACCTATTTCAGAAATTTATTTAGAACCTTGGTTTTCTAGTGCTTTAGTTCTAGGGGCTTTGTTTATTGGAATATTTTTTGTGATGGCAATGACGTCTCAACAAAACGGAGTTTCCGTAGCTTCAATTGCAGGAAAAATGTCTGTAGTTATTCCTGTTTTATTTGGCATCATTTTATATAATGAATCGGTTACTTTCTTAAAAATTTCAGGAATTATAATCGCTTTAGTAGCTGTGTATTTAGCTTCTGTAAAAGAAGATAAATCAGAGAAAAAAGGGAATTTACTATTTCCCATTCTATTGTTTTTAGGATCTGGAACGATTGATACACTTATAAAATATGTACAAGTAAATCATGTTGCAGACGAAGATGTTTCTATATTTTCAGGTAGTTTATTTGGTATTGCTGCCATTTTTGGTTTTATAATTTTAGTAATGAAATCGATAAAAAAAAGAACGCCTTTCGGACTTAAAAACATCATTGCAGGTATCATTCTAGGAGTTCCAAATTACTATTCAATCATCTTTATAATTAAGGCTTTACAAAACAATGCTTTTGAAAGCTCGACGCTGTTTACTATTAATAATGTAGCAATTGTTATTGCATCAACTTTGGTTGGTTTGTTCTTATTTAAGGAGAAATTTAGCATAAAAAATAAAATAGGCGTTGCATTGGCTATCTTAGGAATTGTATTGGTTACGATTGCTTAA